A region of candidate division KSB1 bacterium DNA encodes the following proteins:
- the tsf gene encoding translation elongation factor Ts, with translation MSITAAMVKELREKTGAGMMDCKNALQEGNGDIKKAIEYLRKKGMAAAQKRSVRTTKEGIIDAYIHPGNRLGVLIEVNCETDFVAKNEEFKKFIRNMAMQVAASNPLVVQKDDLSKEMIEKELEVYRSQAKEAGKPDNLIDKIAQGKLGKYYQEVCLLEQSYIRDPGKTVQDMVTDIRSVIGENIVIKRFERFQLG, from the coding sequence ATGTCGATTACAGCTGCAATGGTGAAAGAATTAAGAGAAAAAACCGGTGCAGGAATGATGGATTGCAAGAATGCGCTTCAAGAAGGTAATGGTGACATTAAGAAAGCAATCGAATATCTGCGAAAAAAAGGTATGGCAGCAGCTCAAAAACGTTCCGTACGGACGACGAAAGAAGGTATCATCGATGCATATATTCACCCCGGAAATCGCTTGGGGGTTTTGATTGAAGTCAATTGTGAAACCGATTTTGTTGCAAAAAATGAAGAATTCAAAAAATTTATTCGAAATATGGCCATGCAGGTGGCTGCCTCAAATCCATTGGTAGTTCAAAAAGATGACCTTAGCAAGGAAATGATCGAAAAAGAGCTGGAAGTCTACCGCAGCCAGGCTAAAGAAGCGGGCAAACCGGACAATCTTATTGATAAAATTGCCCAGGGAAAACTCGGTAAATACTACCAGGAAGTATGTTTATTGGAACAAAGTTATATTAGAGATCCGGGAAAAACGGTTCAAGATATGGTCACTGATATTCGATCAGTAATCGGTGAGAATATTGTAATCAAACGTTTTGAAAGATTTCAACTCGGCTAG
- a CDS encoding UMP kinase codes for MSQLIHKRILIKLSGEALMGSKSFGIEAEVVKYIAHEIKSVYDLGVEIGIVIGGGNIFRGLSAHEQGFGRVTGDQMGMLATVINSLAIQNYMEHLGIHTRVQTAIRMEALAEPYIRRRAIRHLEKRRIVIFGAGTGSPYFSTDTAAALRAIEIEAGVILKGTKVDGVYADDPKIVPNAERFKKISYIDLLNRGLRVMDFTAVTLCMENKLPIIVFDMNKPDNFKRLMLGDEVGTKITGEQNEK; via the coding sequence ATCAGTCAACTAATTCATAAACGTATTCTCATTAAACTAAGCGGCGAAGCCCTGATGGGCTCTAAATCGTTCGGAATTGAAGCTGAAGTTGTTAAGTATATTGCACATGAGATAAAAAGTGTATATGATCTTGGGGTTGAAATTGGGATTGTGATTGGTGGTGGTAATATTTTCCGAGGATTATCTGCACATGAGCAAGGATTTGGTCGAGTTACCGGGGATCAAATGGGAATGTTAGCAACAGTCATCAATTCACTGGCAATCCAAAATTATATGGAACATTTAGGTATACATACGAGGGTGCAGACTGCAATTCGTATGGAGGCGCTGGCGGAGCCGTATATTAGAAGGCGAGCGATTCGCCACCTTGAAAAACGCCGGATCGTAATTTTTGGTGCTGGAACCGGCAGTCCCTATTTTTCAACCGATACGGCGGCAGCGCTTCGGGCAATTGAAATTGAAGCCGGTGTTATATTGAAAGGAACCAAAGTAGATGGCGTTTATGCAGACGATCCTAAAATTGTTCCGAATGCAGAACGATTTAAAAAAATTAGTTATATTGATCTGCTGAATCGCGGCTTGAGAGTTATGGATTTTACGGCTGTAACTCTCTGTATGGAAAACAAATTACCCATAATCGTTTTTGATATGAATAAGCCTGATAATTTTAAACGATTAATGCTTGGTGATGAAGTAGGAACTAAAATTACCGGTGAGCAAAATGAAAAGTGA
- the frr gene encoding ribosome recycling factor produces the protein MKSEFHKDAEIRMKKTIESLKHEFGHIRTGKATTALLDGIKVEYYGNPVPINQVANVSVPDIRTLVIQPWEKNMLGEIEKGILKSDLGLNPVNDGQVIRVPIPVLTEERRKDLVKLVKKLAEEGKISLRNIRRDVNDHIKKREKDHEISEDAAHAELDDIQKVIDSFSGKIDEVVVAKEKEVMEV, from the coding sequence ATGAAAAGTGAATTCCATAAAGATGCTGAAATAAGAATGAAAAAGACCATTGAATCGTTGAAACATGAATTTGGTCATATTCGAACCGGGAAAGCCACAACTGCCCTGCTAGACGGAATAAAAGTAGAATATTATGGTAACCCGGTACCTATTAACCAAGTGGCAAATGTTAGTGTCCCGGATATTCGAACGCTTGTAATTCAGCCCTGGGAAAAGAATATGCTAGGCGAAATTGAAAAAGGAATTTTAAAATCTGATTTGGGATTAAACCCTGTGAATGACGGTCAGGTTATCAGGGTTCCAATTCCTGTATTAACCGAAGAGCGCAGAAAAGATCTGGTCAAGTTAGTGAAGAAATTAGCGGAAGAAGGTAAAATCTCTTTAAGAAATATCCGCCGCGATGTGAACGATCATATCAAGAAGCGAGAAAAAGATCACGAAATTTCGGAAGATGCGGCTCATGCCGAATTGGATGATATCCAAAAAGTAATCGATAGCTTTTCGGGAAAAATTGATGAGGTGGTGGTTGCCAAAGAAAAAGAAGTTATGGAAGTCTAA
- the lipB gene encoding lipoyl(octanoyl) transferase LipB: MNTCVYIYLDQVDYHPVWDLQKKLSEARRLNEIPNALLLLQHPPIITIGKSGTDANLLVESEYLTKHGVELTKTDRGGDITYHGPGQLVGYPILDLTELKKDIFWYLRQIEQVIINTLQQFNIEATRNKNYTGVWVNAEKIAAIGVKVSRWITSHGFAFNINPNLEHFELIIPCGIQNKSVTSLVKIVDKAITVEDVLPTLVDQFAAVFQVRMMPFNHSTWPILTHYLDKFIGAGKF; the protein is encoded by the coding sequence ATAAACACCTGTGTTTACATTTATTTAGATCAAGTTGATTATCATCCTGTCTGGGATTTGCAAAAAAAACTTTCCGAAGCGCGTCGTCTTAACGAAATACCAAATGCATTACTTCTGTTGCAACACCCGCCGATTATCACAATTGGAAAATCCGGAACGGACGCTAATCTTCTTGTGGAATCTGAATATTTGACAAAACACGGTGTCGAACTAACCAAAACCGATCGCGGAGGTGATATTACATACCACGGCCCCGGTCAATTGGTAGGCTATCCAATTTTAGATTTGACAGAGCTAAAGAAGGACATTTTTTGGTATTTACGTCAGATAGAACAAGTGATTATCAATACGCTGCAGCAATTTAATATTGAAGCCACTCGAAATAAGAACTATACGGGTGTTTGGGTGAATGCTGAAAAAATAGCTGCCATTGGGGTAAAGGTCAGCAGGTGGATAACCTCCCACGGTTTTGCATTTAATATCAATCCAAATTTGGAACATTTCGAATTGATCATTCCTTGCGGCATTCAGAATAAAAGCGTAACTTCCTTGGTAAAGATCGTCGACAAAGCTATTACTGTTGAAGATGTTTTACCAACTTTGGTAGATCAATTTGCTGCTGTATTTCAGGTGCGAATGATGCCGTTCAACCATTCAACCTGGCCGATACTTACCCATTACCTGGATAAATTTATTGGTGCTGGTAAGTTTTAG
- the trxB gene encoding thioredoxin-disulfide reductase, protein MTEKNHHKVVIIGSGPAGLTAALYNSRAMLNPVVIDGIEPGGQLMITSDVDNYPGFPEGILGPELMDKMRKQVERFGTTFINGHVEEIDVNKRPFQLTVDDDKILADSIIIASGASANWLGLDSENQLKGKGVSACATCDGFFFKEEEVVVIGGGDTALEEALFLTKFAKKVTVVHRRDQLRASKIMQDKSFANPKIEFIWDSVVEEVLGVTEGKVTGVRLKNIKSGETSQLDCQGFFVAIGHTPNTSLFKGKLEMDVNGYILTKNGTTYTSVPGVFASGDVQDSVYRQAVTAAGTGCMAAIDAEKFLEENGVH, encoded by the coding sequence ATGACTGAAAAAAATCACCATAAAGTTGTGATCATCGGATCAGGACCTGCTGGATTGACTGCCGCACTGTATAATTCACGCGCTATGTTAAATCCGGTGGTTATTGATGGAATAGAACCGGGTGGGCAATTGATGATCACATCTGATGTTGACAACTATCCCGGTTTTCCGGAAGGCATCCTTGGACCGGAATTGATGGACAAGATGCGTAAACAGGTTGAAAGATTTGGTACAACTTTCATCAATGGACATGTCGAAGAGATTGATGTAAACAAACGGCCATTTCAGTTAACGGTTGATGATGATAAAATACTGGCTGATTCGATTATCATTGCCTCGGGAGCATCAGCAAACTGGCTTGGACTTGACTCGGAAAACCAATTAAAAGGCAAGGGTGTTTCCGCATGTGCAACCTGTGATGGTTTTTTCTTTAAAGAAGAGGAAGTAGTCGTTATAGGCGGTGGCGATACGGCTCTGGAAGAAGCTTTATTTTTGACTAAATTTGCAAAAAAAGTTACTGTTGTGCACAGACGCGATCAACTACGTGCTTCGAAAATTATGCAGGATAAATCTTTTGCAAATCCAAAGATTGAGTTCATTTGGGATTCCGTTGTCGAAGAAGTCCTCGGTGTTACAGAAGGTAAAGTAACCGGCGTGCGATTAAAAAATATCAAAAGTGGTGAAACCAGTCAATTGGATTGCCAGGGATTTTTTGTCGCCATTGGTCACACACCAAACACTTCACTTTTTAAGGGTAAACTGGAAATGGACGTAAATGGATATATTTTGACAAAAAACGGAACGACCTACACATCCGTTCCCGGTGTGTTTGCGTCTGGTGATGTTCAAGATTCAGTCTATCGGCAAGCAGTTACCGCAGCCGGCACAGGTTGTATGGCGGCGATCGATGCGGAAAAATTTTTAGAAGAAAACGGCGTTCATTGA
- a CDS encoding 2-oxo acid dehydrogenase subunit E2, translating into MQLDVMMPQLGESVIEGTIIKWHTEIGQTIEKDDILLEISTDKVDTEIPSPHSGKIIELLAKEGDTVQIGSVIAKLESNQAGVVDVQPTDGKPQKQVEPGIHPETLMDETKEIVEIDKPGVRVSGRFLSPLVRSIARREQIPINVLETLPGTGKDGRLRKEDILQYLEQRKTGVISEKEWVSEPATQPAFKFDGDVKRVPMDHIRKSIAIHMVSSVRTSPHVTSIHEVDVTSIMAYIDKNQNSFKQREGVKLTVTAFVAQASARSLKEMPVVNASIDGTDIIYHKNVNLGIAVALENGLIVPVVRNADQLSLSGLAKSIYDLATRARTKKLKPDEVHGGTFSITNFGVFDTIIAAPIINQPQVAILGIGSAKQRVVAVDGMITIRWMMYLALTYDHRLLDGAKGGQFLQRMTQILENVDD; encoded by the coding sequence ATGCAATTAGACGTAATGATGCCGCAATTAGGCGAAAGTGTGATAGAAGGAACGATCATTAAATGGCATACTGAAATTGGCCAGACCATTGAAAAAGATGACATATTATTAGAGATCAGTACAGATAAAGTTGATACTGAAATTCCATCGCCTCACAGCGGAAAAATCATTGAGCTCCTTGCGAAAGAAGGGGACACTGTCCAAATTGGCTCGGTGATTGCAAAATTGGAATCAAACCAGGCAGGAGTTGTGGATGTACAGCCAACAGATGGAAAGCCACAAAAACAAGTTGAACCAGGGATACATCCCGAAACTTTAATGGATGAGACTAAAGAGATCGTGGAAATTGACAAACCAGGAGTGCGGGTTTCAGGACGATTCCTATCTCCATTGGTTCGCTCCATTGCCAGACGGGAACAGATTCCCATTAACGTTTTAGAAACTTTGCCTGGTACCGGTAAAGACGGCAGGTTGCGTAAAGAAGATATACTGCAATACCTGGAGCAAAGAAAAACCGGTGTGATTTCGGAAAAAGAATGGGTAAGTGAGCCTGCTACCCAACCTGCATTTAAATTCGATGGCGATGTGAAACGGGTTCCAATGGATCACATACGCAAATCCATAGCAATTCATATGGTGTCAAGTGTAAGAACTTCTCCGCATGTAACTTCCATTCATGAAGTCGATGTAACGAGTATCATGGCTTATATTGATAAAAATCAAAATTCATTCAAACAGCGTGAAGGTGTGAAATTGACGGTTACAGCTTTCGTCGCCCAAGCTTCTGCCCGTTCTCTAAAAGAAATGCCCGTTGTTAATGCCTCAATTGATGGGACTGATATTATTTATCATAAGAATGTAAATCTGGGTATCGCGGTTGCCCTGGAAAACGGCCTGATTGTTCCGGTTGTGCGCAATGCCGATCAGTTAAGTCTATCAGGATTGGCCAAGTCAATTTATGATCTCGCCACACGGGCCAGGACAAAAAAGCTCAAGCCCGATGAAGTTCATGGAGGCACTTTTTCTATTACCAATTTTGGGGTTTTTGATACGATAATTGCTGCACCCATTATCAACCAACCCCAGGTGGCCATTCTCGGAATCGGCAGCGCAAAACAGAGAGTAGTGGCGGTTGATGGAATGATTACAATAAGATGGATGATGTATCTCGCCCTGACTTACGATCATCGCTTATTGGACGGCGCTAAGGGTGGGCAATTTTTACAAAGAATGACTCAAATTTTGGAAAATGTCGATGATTAA
- the lipA gene encoding lipoyl synthase gives MSMIKVDEKTDIKRIPKPDWLKVRLPFGQKYSEVKDIVKSNKLNTVCEDARCPNIAECWGRGTATFMILGDICTRSCGFCAVKTGLPTELDLFEPIRVANAVKKMNLKHVVITSVNRDELHTGGAEIFAETIKQIRDKVPGCKVEILTPDFKGVEEALDIVVDANPDIFSHNVETVPSLHKIVRPQAKYERSLYVLDYMKRKGLIIKSGLMLGIGEKNEEVLSVLKDLRRILVDIITMGQYLQPTPKHLPIDRFVTPDEFNWFKKECLDMGFKHVESGPLVRSSYHADEQTVC, from the coding sequence ATGTCGATGATTAAAGTTGATGAAAAAACAGATATTAAGAGAATCCCAAAGCCGGACTGGTTAAAAGTTCGGTTGCCATTTGGACAAAAATATAGTGAAGTTAAGGATATTGTCAAAAGTAACAAACTGAATACGGTTTGTGAAGATGCACGGTGTCCTAATATTGCCGAATGTTGGGGAAGGGGCACTGCGACCTTCATGATTTTAGGTGATATTTGCACCAGAAGCTGTGGATTTTGTGCGGTGAAAACAGGATTGCCGACCGAGTTGGATTTATTTGAACCCATTCGCGTTGCCAATGCAGTAAAAAAAATGAACTTAAAGCATGTCGTCATCACTTCGGTAAATCGAGACGAGTTGCATACAGGCGGAGCAGAAATATTTGCTGAAACGATTAAACAGATTCGGGACAAAGTGCCTGGCTGTAAAGTTGAAATCCTTACTCCCGATTTTAAAGGAGTTGAAGAAGCGCTCGATATTGTAGTCGATGCAAACCCTGATATTTTCAGTCATAATGTGGAAACAGTGCCAAGTCTTCACAAAATTGTTCGGCCGCAAGCCAAATACGAACGTTCTTTATACGTGCTGGATTATATGAAACGGAAAGGCTTAATCATAAAATCCGGTTTGATGCTTGGGATTGGGGAGAAAAATGAAGAGGTCTTGTCAGTCCTTAAAGATTTACGCAGAATATTAGTTGATATCATCACAATGGGTCAATATTTGCAACCTACCCCAAAACATTTACCCATAGATCGGTTTGTTACACCCGATGAATTTAATTGGTTTAAAAAAGAGTGTCTGGATATGGGTTTTAAACATGTTGAATCCGGTCCGTTGGTTCGCAGCTCATACCATGCAGATGAGCAGACGGTTTGTTGA
- a CDS encoding acetamidase/formamidase family protein — MKKIYTGIMWVILVFMIGCGEDQQAVKSVPKPEFILTSSQTHNRFSSAIPPVIKVPSGAIVEVYTKEATDGQLTKESTVADVANLDFDLIHPLTGPVYVEGAQPGDILAVTLHEIEVGDWGWACIIPGFGFLADEFTEPYLKIFTINKNAKSTKFNDKIQIPLQPFPGVMGVAPATEEMLSTIPPRENGGNMDNRYLTEGVTVYFPVFVEGALFSIGDTHAAQGMGEVCGTAIESPMRIIYEVKVIKGERKISEPQYETDEYYAVSAFAPTLDEAAKKATRFMIDYLVEVHGLERADAYVLCSLAGELKIVEVVDVPNFLVAMHMPKKVLGI, encoded by the coding sequence ATGAAGAAGATTTATACAGGCATAATGTGGGTAATCCTGGTTTTTATGATAGGATGTGGAGAAGATCAACAAGCTGTTAAATCCGTACCCAAACCAGAGTTTATCTTAACCAGCAGTCAAACACATAACCGGTTCAGCAGCGCTATTCCTCCAGTTATTAAAGTTCCATCTGGTGCGATTGTGGAAGTTTATACAAAAGAAGCGACTGATGGACAGCTTACAAAGGAATCAACAGTTGCAGATGTTGCCAATTTGGATTTTGACCTTATACATCCGTTAACCGGACCTGTATATGTGGAAGGGGCTCAACCGGGTGATATCCTCGCTGTGACTCTGCATGAAATAGAGGTTGGAGATTGGGGCTGGGCTTGTATCATTCCTGGTTTTGGGTTCTTGGCTGATGAATTCACCGAACCTTATCTGAAGATATTCACCATTAATAAAAATGCAAAATCCACGAAGTTTAATGATAAAATCCAAATACCGCTACAACCTTTCCCCGGTGTGATGGGCGTGGCGCCTGCTACCGAAGAGATGCTTTCCACAATTCCACCCCGAGAAAACGGTGGAAATATGGATAATCGTTATTTAACAGAAGGTGTGACGGTTTATTTTCCGGTATTTGTCGAAGGTGCATTGTTTTCCATTGGGGATACCCACGCCGCCCAGGGAATGGGTGAAGTTTGCGGAACTGCAATCGAATCTCCTATGAGAATTATTTATGAAGTGAAGGTGATCAAAGGGGAACGCAAGATCTCAGAACCACAATACGAAACGGATGAATATTATGCAGTCTCGGCTTTTGCACCAACCTTGGATGAAGCCGCAAAAAAAGCTACTCGATTTATGATAGACTATTTGGTGGAGGTACATGGATTGGAGCGTGCGGACGCTTATGTTCTTTGTTCACTGGCCGGAGAACTCAAAATTGTGGAAGTTGTGGACGTTCCTAATTTTCTGGTTGCAATGCATATGCCTAAGAAGGTTCTAGGAATTTAA
- a CDS encoding PorT family protein, whose translation MHYRLIRYYTFIIFMLFIFPSQVTSQVSISKGIKFGLNIAKFTGDDAEGSENLTGLVVGGHLRFGAGFLSIQPELLFTRKGVKTNDIEEGTEIKIKNDYLEIPVLIRLGFGHSPGLKPSLFAGPSASLLVNSRGLTTFGGGQSSIEVDANHLFKEFELGFVIGAGIDFTLGFRTLLFEVRYSGGLSSIDDSGDDGDIKNSVISIMGGLAF comes from the coding sequence ATGCATTATAGATTAATCAGATATTATACATTTATCATCTTTATGCTATTTATATTTCCATCCCAAGTAACCAGCCAGGTGAGTATAAGTAAAGGAATAAAATTTGGTCTGAATATCGCTAAGTTTACAGGAGATGATGCTGAAGGATCCGAGAATTTAACCGGTCTTGTCGTCGGTGGCCATTTACGTTTTGGCGCTGGTTTTTTATCAATTCAACCTGAACTTCTTTTCACTAGAAAAGGGGTAAAAACAAATGACATTGAAGAGGGTACCGAAATAAAAATTAAGAATGATTATTTGGAAATTCCTGTCCTGATCAGACTTGGATTTGGTCATTCTCCCGGTTTAAAACCCAGTCTCTTTGCGGGGCCATCTGCATCCTTGCTTGTGAACAGCAGGGGCTTAACAACGTTCGGAGGAGGTCAATCATCTATTGAAGTTGATGCCAACCATCTATTCAAAGAATTTGAACTGGGATTTGTTATTGGCGCCGGTATTGATTTTACACTCGGGTTTAGAACATTACTATTTGAAGTAAGGTATTCAGGAGGACTGTCATCGATAGATGATTCAGGAGATGACGGCGATATAAAAAATAGTGTAATATCTATAATGGGTGGTTTGGCTTTTTAA
- a CDS encoding PorT family protein: MKKSVPVISLFVLMSLLITSVSFGQVGFGKGIKAGLVSSTLTGDDVNDNADRRSGFAAGAFINFGLSPLPLSIQVEALYVMKGADEEDVEEEITFNTELKFTYLEIPVLAKLTVVALPGLKLQVFGGPSLGILLSAKSKLTVGNESAEIDIKDDVKSTDLGLVLGVALGISKIHFDVRYIMSMSTIDEVDEDDVKNSVLMATAGISL, translated from the coding sequence ATGAAAAAGTCTGTACCAGTAATATCTTTATTCGTTTTAATGTCTCTCTTAATAACATCTGTTTCTTTTGGCCAGGTTGGCTTTGGTAAAGGAATCAAAGCTGGTTTGGTAAGTTCTACATTAACAGGTGATGATGTAAATGACAACGCCGATCGACGCTCTGGATTTGCAGCCGGAGCCTTTATTAATTTTGGCCTAAGCCCGCTCCCGTTATCCATTCAGGTGGAAGCGCTCTATGTTATGAAAGGAGCCGATGAAGAGGATGTTGAAGAAGAAATTACATTTAACACAGAATTAAAGTTTACCTATTTGGAAATTCCTGTTTTAGCTAAACTTACAGTAGTAGCTCTACCGGGACTTAAACTGCAAGTTTTTGGCGGACCATCATTAGGTATTCTCCTGAGTGCCAAATCCAAACTAACAGTTGGCAATGAATCAGCTGAAATTGATATTAAAGATGACGTGAAAAGTACAGATTTAGGATTAGTGCTAGGAGTCGCTTTAGGAATCAGTAAAATACATTTTGATGTAAGATACATAATGAGTATGTCCACTATAGACGAAGTTGATGAAGATGATGTAAAAAATAGTGTATTAATGGCAACAGCTGGAATCTCACTGTAA
- a CDS encoding NHL repeat-containing protein yields the protein MFKPKIKVKSIILVFHFINLPLFAQSIIPLDYLYSIGSSGDSLGQFNNPQAITIGSSGNLYVVDTGNNRIQIFDLEGNFIKYFGGLGQGQEQFDSPLDINFQDGLNVFVTDFNNHRVYRLDRQLNAISIISGEVAYGNVENFFFPKSITVSKQGDIFLVEGENNSVIKFDSFFKPISKFGSIETGEGYLSSPTQIENLGVGFLVVSDKQAGHLVVFDYFGNFIRFLGGEKLQEPSGLFYWNERELLLVTDIGTGKIHAFKREKWIVELVSIQKSDESKWQTPVDIAVFENRIFVLDQKNSSILVYQILLNQKE from the coding sequence TTGTTTAAACCGAAGATTAAAGTCAAATCCATTATTCTAGTTTTTCATTTTATAAATCTACCCTTATTCGCTCAATCAATTATTCCTTTAGATTATCTGTATTCAATTGGATCATCCGGGGATAGCCTTGGACAATTTAATAATCCGCAAGCCATAACTATTGGATCATCGGGGAATTTATATGTTGTCGATACCGGTAATAATAGAATTCAAATTTTCGATCTTGAAGGAAACTTTATCAAATATTTTGGTGGATTAGGCCAGGGTCAGGAACAATTTGATTCTCCATTAGATATCAATTTCCAGGACGGATTAAACGTATTTGTCACCGATTTTAATAATCATAGGGTATATCGTTTAGACCGGCAATTAAATGCAATTTCCATCATTTCCGGAGAAGTGGCTTACGGAAACGTCGAAAATTTCTTCTTCCCGAAAAGTATTACAGTTTCCAAACAAGGTGATATTTTCCTTGTTGAAGGTGAAAATAACAGTGTGATAAAGTTTGATTCTTTCTTCAAACCCATCTCAAAATTCGGTTCAATCGAAACCGGTGAAGGATATTTAAGTTCACCGACACAAATCGAGAATTTAGGCGTGGGATTTCTTGTTGTCAGTGATAAGCAAGCCGGCCACCTCGTGGTATTTGATTATTTTGGAAATTTTATCCGATTTTTAGGGGGCGAAAAATTGCAGGAGCCGTCAGGGTTGTTTTATTGGAATGAAAGAGAATTACTGCTAGTAACGGATATAGGTACTGGAAAAATTCATGCCTTTAAAAGGGAAAAATGGATTGTCGAATTGGTTTCAATACAAAAATCAGATGAATCAAAATGGCAGACACCTGTTGACATAGCTGTGTTTGAAAACAGAATATTTGTGTTGGATCAAAAGAATAGTTCAATTTTAGTTTATCAAATATTGTTGAACCAAAAAGAATAA